A genomic window from Deltaproteobacteria bacterium includes:
- a CDS encoding tetratricopeptide repeat protein, with protein MQTTWKIVVVTIALLFFSIFLWKWQPSAQEYQRRGAEGALEEEELAPDSQVVTPEDEFTDEHSADEESRDQYPEAEEDFSYRDSENRPSVPPVDDATSSLPEMNPPPDTESAEEPPVATSGPPALPGTDSLLPRERVAVTLVAAGVEAMDKEEGGRARSLFERAIEIAPLQPYSYYFLGKLALTHGEHQRALPLLRKADTLLTRGDLAWRSEAISTQGAVYEDLGELPQARRAYRKSLRLFPQNLRAMSALARLAGEEPDADDTVPQ; from the coding sequence ATGCAAACCACATGGAAAATTGTTGTCGTCACTATCGCTCTTCTGTTCTTCTCGATTTTCCTTTGGAAGTGGCAGCCCTCTGCGCAGGAATATCAGCGCAGAGGTGCAGAGGGAGCGTTAGAGGAAGAGGAACTCGCTCCTGATTCGCAGGTTGTCACGCCGGAGGATGAATTCACGGATGAGCACAGTGCTGACGAAGAGTCGCGTGATCAATATCCTGAAGCTGAAGAGGACTTTTCATATCGAGATTCAGAGAACCGACCATCTGTTCCGCCAGTGGATGATGCAACCTCGTCCTTACCTGAAATGAATCCGCCGCCTGACACAGAGAGTGCCGAAGAGCCGCCGGTTGCTACAAGTGGTCCGCCAGCGCTTCCTGGAACGGATTCTCTGTTACCACGAGAGCGGGTTGCGGTGACGCTTGTTGCCGCTGGCGTCGAGGCGATGGACAAAGAGGAAGGGGGACGAGCACGAAGCCTCTTTGAACGCGCAATCGAAATCGCTCCACTGCAGCCATATAGCTACTACTTCTTGGGCAAATTGGCGTTGACACATGGTGAACATCAAAGAGCACTGCCACTCTTACGCAAAGCCGACACCTTGTTGACGCGTGGAGATTTGGCGTGGCGCAGCGAAGCGATCAGTACTCAAGGAGCGGTGTATGAGGATCTGGGCGAACTGCCACAAGCGCGCAGAGCATATCGCAAAAGCCTCCGATTATTTCCGCAGAACTTGCGCGCCATGAGTGCGCTTGCGCGTCTCGCCGGAGAGGAGCCGGATGCTGACGACACCGTTCCCCAGTAG
- a CDS encoding glycosyltransferase family 9 protein — protein sequence MRIYAMQFASCVGRCYPGEMAKSIETCLGRILVLFPGSLGDFVCLLPALEELKTVSSAQPLTVAARGQSFEVAAAIPWISQVLSLDSSVFASLFSSSTLVSREAVQLFSSVGQLVSWFGHHSPEMRTALERLVPRRVRSFAFFRGQEPIHACEYYLRCLGAIGKRCPSLIVRPEDKYWCESYWQRRGWQAGARVLVMHPGSGGARKRWAIEGFVRIARWWRRENNRQVVILLGPAEACEKEIWQKEGIVENSLSLGQVGALVSRADFYVGNDSGVSHVAGAVGARGIVIFGPTSHEQWRPLGGALSVLLNREYRATVPDQAGISLQEVPAEVGITELARLGGIR from the coding sequence ATGAGAATCTACGCTATGCAGTTTGCATCCTGTGTGGGGCGATGCTATCCAGGCGAGATGGCAAAGTCAATCGAAACTTGTTTGGGCCGTATCCTTGTGCTGTTTCCAGGGAGCCTCGGTGACTTCGTCTGTCTGTTACCGGCACTCGAAGAGTTGAAAACGGTGTCGTCAGCGCAACCCCTTACCGTGGCTGCTCGTGGTCAGTCGTTTGAAGTTGCCGCAGCAATTCCTTGGATCTCTCAGGTGTTGTCACTCGATAGCAGTGTATTTGCCTCGCTCTTTTCTTCGTCAACGCTGGTCTCTCGTGAAGCTGTACAACTCTTTTCTTCAGTTGGACAACTTGTTTCTTGGTTTGGTCATCACTCTCCAGAAATGAGAACCGCACTTGAGCGATTAGTTCCAAGACGGGTGCGGTCATTTGCTTTTTTCCGTGGACAGGAACCGATACATGCCTGCGAGTATTATTTACGTTGTTTGGGTGCGATAGGAAAACGCTGTCCATCGCTTATTGTGAGACCGGAAGATAAGTACTGGTGTGAGAGCTATTGGCAGCGTCGCGGCTGGCAAGCCGGTGCTCGCGTGCTCGTTATGCATCCCGGCAGTGGTGGGGCGAGAAAACGTTGGGCGATCGAAGGGTTCGTTCGTATCGCGCGATGGTGGCGTAGGGAAAACAATAGACAAGTAGTGATCCTGCTTGGGCCAGCAGAAGCGTGTGAGAAAGAAATCTGGCAGAAAGAGGGGATTGTCGAAAACTCACTTTCTCTCGGACAAGTTGGAGCCTTAGTCAGTCGTGCCGACTTCTATGTTGGAAACGACTCAGGCGTGAGTCATGTGGCTGGAGCCGTGGGGGCACGTGGAATAGTAATTTTTGGTCCAACGTCTCATGAACAGTGGCGCCCATTAGGAGGAGCGCTTTCCGTCCTTCTGAACCGGGAGTACCGTGCAACTGTACCCGACCAAGCTGGCATTTCTCTGCAAGAAGTTCCAGCCGAAGTTGGGATTACTGAACTAGCGCGTTTAGGGGGAATTCGGTAG
- a CDS encoding PBP1A family penicillin-binding protein, translating to MRRIFWGSAFAAFPLVLLLTAIVGWQFYRELEREVVTRFSSHQWEVPSKIYAAPLLLYPGERIEPAKLFAQLSRLDYRVVNGAPQSRGEYVYDQKTGMLQLLLRDTPFPQTVAQSQRVSLLLRQGRIERITDLDEGTPVPSIELEPEVIASVYDRDWGDRRVIKLYDVPSQLVKALLAAEDHRFFEHEGIDLWRILGAIRANLLARRPVQGGSTLTQQLVKNFFLSQEKVFSRKVVEICMATIVEMHYSKLEILENYLNEIYLGQNGAKGIFGMWEAARVYFGKEPRDLTLGEVAVLAGMVKAPNAYSPLRHPDRIIPRRNDVLQRMRELGSVSTEEYEAALKEKIVPRTLPADGNEAPYFADFIRKALTEQFPDSTLATSGLRVLTSLDSGLQEYASRAVQKGLKELETRYPRLRSTTAEEQLQACLIAMQPQTGAIRAMIGGRDYQISQFNRVTQARRQLGSVFKPIVFLTALSREREKREGKFLPSSHLEDVPFTWAFQGEAWNPGNYNNRYLGTVSMRRALELSLNAATARLAQEIGLDAIRQTAENVGFTSPLPQYPSLVLGAGEVSPFEVAVAFSAIANHGVKTLPRPISLVINQQGETLAQHGIEMEQVVAPEDAYMLTHLLEGVLDRGTGRTARERGFTLPAAGKTGTTNDYGDAWFVGYTPDLVTVVWVGFDQRQPLGLSGAQAALPIWTNFMKQVTAGQSSAAFLPPVGVTVVAIDPQTGLRATDQCPIVMDEAFYAGEEPRAPCSRHGTGVVPVETNPERRELDAGEDGRAEERGRRPPAQEKPWWRIF from the coding sequence ATGCGTCGTATATTTTGGGGAAGTGCATTTGCTGCATTTCCCCTTGTGTTGTTACTAACGGCTATTGTCGGATGGCAGTTTTACCGCGAACTTGAGCGGGAAGTCGTTACCCGGTTCTCTTCTCATCAGTGGGAAGTCCCGTCGAAGATTTATGCCGCCCCTCTCTTGCTGTATCCAGGGGAGCGTATTGAACCAGCAAAGCTCTTCGCCCAACTCTCACGCCTTGATTACCGCGTGGTCAATGGGGCGCCTCAATCGCGAGGCGAGTATGTCTATGACCAAAAGACTGGCATGCTGCAGCTTTTGCTTCGCGATACCCCCTTTCCCCAAACCGTAGCGCAGTCACAACGAGTATCTCTGCTGCTACGGCAAGGGCGAATTGAGCGTATAACAGACCTCGATGAAGGGACCCCGGTGCCATCCATCGAACTTGAACCTGAAGTCATTGCGAGCGTGTATGACCGCGACTGGGGGGACCGTCGTGTCATAAAGCTGTACGATGTGCCCTCTCAGCTTGTGAAAGCCCTGTTAGCTGCCGAAGATCACCGGTTCTTTGAACATGAGGGGATCGACCTCTGGCGTATCCTTGGCGCGATTCGGGCGAACCTTCTCGCGCGCCGTCCGGTGCAAGGCGGAAGTACGCTAACCCAACAGCTAGTGAAGAATTTTTTTCTCTCACAAGAAAAAGTCTTTAGCCGTAAAGTGGTCGAGATTTGCATGGCAACGATCGTTGAGATGCACTACTCCAAGCTAGAAATCTTGGAGAATTACCTCAACGAAATTTACTTGGGACAGAATGGTGCAAAAGGTATTTTCGGCATGTGGGAAGCGGCACGAGTCTATTTTGGCAAAGAGCCTCGTGACTTGACCCTCGGAGAAGTGGCTGTCCTGGCTGGAATGGTGAAGGCGCCCAATGCCTATTCTCCGCTCCGGCACCCTGATCGAATCATTCCACGACGTAATGATGTTCTCCAGCGAATGCGTGAATTGGGTTCTGTGAGTACAGAAGAATATGAGGCTGCGCTCAAAGAAAAAATTGTCCCGCGAACGCTTCCGGCTGATGGGAATGAGGCTCCGTATTTTGCCGACTTCATCCGGAAAGCGCTGACTGAACAGTTTCCTGACAGTACCCTTGCGACCTCTGGGTTGCGGGTCTTAACCTCGCTTGATTCCGGGTTGCAGGAGTATGCTTCTCGTGCTGTGCAAAAAGGCCTGAAAGAGCTGGAAACTAGATATCCGCGCTTACGCAGTACGACAGCGGAAGAACAATTGCAAGCCTGTCTAATCGCGATGCAACCTCAGACCGGCGCGATCCGGGCGATGATTGGCGGGCGTGATTATCAGATTTCGCAGTTCAACCGCGTAACACAAGCGCGCCGTCAACTGGGCTCGGTGTTCAAGCCGATTGTGTTTCTGACGGCGTTGAGTCGGGAACGCGAAAAACGGGAAGGGAAATTTCTTCCCTCCAGTCACCTTGAAGATGTTCCGTTTACCTGGGCGTTTCAGGGCGAAGCGTGGAATCCTGGCAACTACAATAACCGCTATCTGGGCACGGTTTCTATGCGTCGGGCGCTTGAACTCTCGCTCAATGCGGCAACTGCGCGGCTGGCGCAGGAGATTGGTCTGGATGCCATCCGTCAGACCGCCGAGAATGTCGGTTTTACCAGTCCACTCCCACAGTACCCGTCACTCGTTCTTGGGGCTGGAGAAGTCTCTCCTTTTGAAGTGGCTGTTGCCTTTAGTGCCATTGCCAATCATGGTGTGAAAACGCTACCGCGCCCGATCTCGCTCGTGATCAATCAGCAAGGAGAAACTCTTGCACAGCATGGGATCGAAATGGAACAAGTTGTTGCTCCAGAAGACGCCTACATGCTAACTCATCTCCTTGAGGGAGTTCTTGATCGTGGGACTGGCCGCACGGCGCGAGAGCGAGGATTTACTCTTCCTGCCGCGGGCAAGACCGGAACGACGAATGATTATGGTGATGCGTGGTTCGTGGGGTATACTCCAGACCTCGTAACCGTGGTGTGGGTTGGTTTTGATCAGCGCCAACCCCTTGGGCTCTCGGGAGCCCAGGCTGCGCTGCCTATTTGGACCAATTTCATGAAACAAGTAACCGCAGGGCAATCCTCAGCGGCATTTCTTCCACCTGTCGGAGTGACGGTCGTCGCCATTGATCCGCAAACCGGATTACGGGCGACTGATCAATGCCCTATCGTTATGGATGAAGCGTTTTACGCTGGTGAGGAACCGCGGGCCCCGTGCTCTCGACATGGAACCGGCGTTGTTCCAGTTGAGACAAACCCTGAGCGACGCGAGTTAGATGCTGGTGAAGATGGTAGGGCAGAGGAGCGAGGTCGTCGTCCACCAGCACAGGAAAAGCCGTGGTGGCGAATTTTTTGA
- the cysK gene encoding cysteine synthase A, with amino-acid sequence MPLPCQVVQSVSDLIGNTPVVRLRNLSGDQDAEVWGKLESMNPGGSVKDRICLNMITTAEQSGRLHPGDTIVEPTSGNTGIGLALVCAIKGYRLILTMPDTMSEERQSLLAAYGAAVVLTPDTKGMHGAVQKAEEIVARNPSYFMPQQFSNAANPAAHRLTTAQEIIQQMPQLDAFVSGVGTGGTITGAGHVLKIHYPHLQIVAVEPAASPVLSGGEPGYHSLQGIGAGFVPAVLDTTIYDEIIRVEDEEAAVYTRRLAREEGVLVGISSGAACVAALQVARRLGKGKTVLAIFYDAGERYLTTDLFQAEGI; translated from the coding sequence ATGCCACTACCCTGCCAAGTTGTACAATCAGTCAGTGATCTTATTGGCAACACGCCGGTTGTACGGTTACGCAATCTTTCAGGAGATCAGGATGCAGAAGTTTGGGGAAAGCTCGAATCGATGAATCCTGGAGGCAGTGTTAAAGATCGTATCTGCCTCAACATGATCACCACTGCAGAGCAAAGTGGCCGTCTACATCCAGGCGACACAATCGTTGAGCCTACAAGTGGCAATACTGGGATTGGCCTCGCGCTCGTATGTGCAATTAAGGGCTATCGTCTGATTCTCACCATGCCCGACACCATGAGCGAAGAACGCCAGAGTTTACTGGCAGCGTATGGCGCAGCAGTTGTACTCACTCCAGATACCAAAGGCATGCATGGTGCCGTACAAAAGGCTGAAGAAATCGTTGCACGTAATCCTTCGTATTTCATGCCTCAACAGTTCAGCAATGCAGCGAATCCAGCCGCTCACCGCCTCACTACCGCTCAAGAGATTATTCAACAAATGCCTCAACTTGATGCCTTCGTTTCTGGCGTTGGCACTGGTGGAACGATTACTGGCGCTGGGCACGTGCTGAAGATCCATTATCCACATCTACAGATTGTCGCTGTCGAACCTGCCGCGTCTCCCGTTCTTTCGGGAGGAGAGCCTGGATATCACTCATTACAGGGAATTGGCGCCGGATTTGTCCCCGCAGTACTAGACACAACGATATACGACGAAATAATCCGTGTGGAGGATGAAGAAGCTGCAGTGTATACGCGAAGATTAGCAAGAGAAGAAGGAGTTCTTGTTGGCATCTCTTCAGGGGCAGCCTGTGTTGCGGCTTTACAAGTTGCTCGTCGTCTTGGTAAAGGAAAAACCGTGCTGGCAATTTTCTATGATGCTGGAGAACGGTACCTAACAACTGACCTTTTCCAAGCAGAAGGTATTTAA
- the tsaD gene encoding tRNA (adenosine(37)-N6)-threonylcarbamoyltransferase complex transferase subunit TsaD, producing the protein MLTTPFPSSPLLILGIETSCDDTAAAVIRGKEILANVVSSQDHVHSCYGGVVPELASRHHMENVLPIVDQALVQAQVRLDQLDGIAVTCGPGLVGSLLVGVSVAKALAMAKTVPLIGINHLEGHLLAVLLEQDVKFPFLCLLVSGGHTSLYLARDWGEYQRLGATRDDAAGEAFDKGAKMLGLGYPGGRVIDQLAKQGNPQAILFPRAHLRAVPYKTKETGVYDFSFSGLKTALRQFLAAPERGSYRDEDIVASYQEAIVEMLVANVLRAARDYNAQRIVISGGVSANSRLRQRMTEEGEKNGLRVFLPSVKLCTDNAAMIAFAGAWRLAAGQRASLQLNAAAALPL; encoded by the coding sequence ATGCTGACGACACCGTTCCCCAGTAGCCCATTGCTCATACTCGGTATCGAGACCTCCTGTGATGATACGGCGGCAGCAGTCATACGCGGGAAAGAGATCCTTGCCAATGTCGTTTCGTCACAAGATCATGTCCATAGTTGTTATGGCGGAGTCGTGCCTGAACTCGCTTCTCGTCATCACATGGAAAATGTTCTTCCCATCGTTGACCAAGCGCTGGTCCAGGCACAGGTGCGATTAGACCAGCTTGACGGGATTGCGGTCACGTGTGGTCCTGGTTTGGTCGGATCGTTGCTCGTTGGTGTATCAGTGGCAAAAGCCCTGGCGATGGCGAAGACTGTACCATTGATTGGCATCAATCATCTTGAAGGTCATTTGCTTGCGGTGTTACTCGAACAAGACGTGAAATTTCCGTTTCTCTGTTTGCTGGTGTCCGGAGGCCATACGTCTTTGTACCTAGCGCGTGATTGGGGGGAATATCAACGACTTGGCGCCACGCGTGACGATGCCGCAGGTGAAGCCTTCGACAAAGGGGCAAAGATGCTCGGCCTTGGCTATCCGGGTGGGCGAGTGATTGATCAGTTAGCAAAGCAAGGGAACCCGCAAGCGATCCTATTCCCTCGTGCTCACCTCAGAGCCGTGCCGTATAAGACGAAAGAGACAGGAGTGTACGATTTCAGTTTTAGTGGCCTTAAAACTGCGCTGCGTCAATTTCTTGCCGCTCCTGAACGAGGGAGTTATCGAGACGAAGATATTGTTGCCAGTTATCAAGAGGCGATTGTTGAAATGTTAGTCGCCAATGTCTTACGGGCCGCGCGTGACTACAACGCACAAAGAATAGTGATTTCTGGCGGAGTGTCGGCGAACTCACGCTTACGTCAACGTATGACAGAGGAAGGAGAAAAAAATGGTCTGCGAGTTTTTCTTCCTTCCGTGAAACTTTGTACTGACAACGCCGCGATGATTGCCTTTGCTGGTGCCTGGAGACTCGCGGCTGGGCAACGCGCTTCGTTACAACTCAACGCTGCCGCTGCTCTTCCGCTCTAA
- a CDS encoding DUF1844 domain-containing protein has product MAEEEQEGGRGFKVQDRRRFSPETGEPRSVEETEKGETIETKAAPQQESPASATKTRSENPSAPKVEISFASFILGLSTQALMYMGEMPPAPGQPLITDFAAAQQMIDVLAMLQQKTKGNLDAGEAAMLENALFDLRMRYVDLAKKGR; this is encoded by the coding sequence ATGGCAGAAGAAGAACAGGAAGGTGGACGAGGATTTAAGGTGCAAGATCGTCGGCGATTTTCACCGGAGACTGGTGAACCTCGCTCGGTAGAAGAGACGGAAAAAGGTGAGACGATAGAAACGAAAGCGGCTCCACAACAAGAATCTCCTGCCTCCGCTACGAAGACAAGGTCTGAAAATCCGTCTGCTCCTAAAGTCGAAATCTCATTTGCCAGCTTTATTCTTGGACTCAGCACTCAAGCGCTAATGTATATGGGCGAAATGCCGCCAGCACCGGGACAACCACTGATCACGGATTTCGCAGCCGCTCAGCAGATGATCGACGTACTTGCCATGCTCCAACAAAAGACCAAAGGGAACCTGGATGCGGGTGAGGCGGCAATGTTAGAAAATGCCCTCTTTGATCTGCGGATGCGTTACGTGGACTTAGCAAAGAAAGGTCGCTAG